The Triplophysa rosa linkage group LG25, Trosa_1v2, whole genome shotgun sequence genome window below encodes:
- the mbd3b gene encoding methyl-CpG-binding domain protein 3b isoform X1, whose translation MEKNDRGEEEEEEQRRERGEAGRLYSLCPTGKKFRSKPQLARYLGNSMDLSSIDFRTGKVLMSKLNKNRQRPRYDNNSQTKGKPDLNTSLPVRQTASIFKQPVTKVTNHPSNKVKTDPQKAIDQPRQLFWEKKLSGLNAFDIAEELVKTMDLPKGLQGVGPGCTDKTLLSAIASALHTSAAPITGQLSAAVEKNPGVWLNTAQPLCKAFIVTDEDIRKQEELVYSVRKRLEEALMADMLAHVEETSGDGDTLNEEGNCNDDKQEV comes from the exons ATGGAGAAAAACGA CAGAGgtgaggaagaagaggaagaacaGAGGCGAGAGAGGGGGGAGGCTGGTCGTTTGTATAGCTTGTG CCCAACTGGGAAGAAGTTCCGGAGCAAGCCTCAATTGGCCCGTTACCTTGGCAACTCCATGGATCTCAGCTCCATTGATTTCCGCACGGGCAAGGTGCTCATGAGCAAGCTGAACAAGAACAGACAGAGACCCCGATATGACAACAATAGCCAGACTAAG GGCAAACCTGACCTGAACACATCTCTCCCAGTACGACAGACTGCCTCCATCTTCAAACAGCCCGTAACAAAAGTTACCAACCACCCTAGTAATAAAGTCAAGACAGACCCACAGAAAGCCATCGACCAACCCAGACAG CTTTTTTGGGAGAAGAAACTGAGTGGTCTCAATGCCTTTGACATAGCGGAAGAGCTGGTGAAAACAATGGACCTCCCTAAAGGCTTACAAG GAGTGGGCCCTGGGTGTACAGATAAGACTCTGTTGTCGGCTATTGCCAGCGCCCTGCATACCAGCGCAGCTCCCATCACGGGCCAGCTGTCCGCCGCCGTAGAGAAGAACCCGGGAGTTTGGCTTAACACGGCTCAGCCTCTCTGTAAGGCCTTTATCGTCACAGATGAGGACATCAG GAAGCAAGAAGAGCTGGTGTACAGTGTTCGGAAACGCCTGGAAGAGGCTTTAATGGCCGACATGTTGGCTCACGTGGAAGAAACGTCCGGCGATGGAGACACGCTTAATGAGGAGGGAAATTGCAATGACGACAAACAGGAAGTATAG
- the mbd3b gene encoding methyl-CpG-binding domain protein 3b isoform X3, translated as MEKNDPTGKKFRSKPQLARYLGNSMDLSSIDFRTGKVLMSKLNKNRQRPRYDNNSQTKGKPDLNTSLPVRQTASIFKQPVTKVTNHPSNKVKTDPQKAIDQPRQLFWEKKLSGLNAFDIAEELVKTMDLPKGLQGVGPGCTDKTLLSAIASALHTSAAPITGQLSAAVEKNPGVWLNTAQPLCKAFIVTDEDIRKQEELVYSVRKRLEEALMADMLAHVEETSGDGDTLNEEGNCNDDKQEV; from the exons ATGGAGAAAAACGA CCCAACTGGGAAGAAGTTCCGGAGCAAGCCTCAATTGGCCCGTTACCTTGGCAACTCCATGGATCTCAGCTCCATTGATTTCCGCACGGGCAAGGTGCTCATGAGCAAGCTGAACAAGAACAGACAGAGACCCCGATATGACAACAATAGCCAGACTAAG GGCAAACCTGACCTGAACACATCTCTCCCAGTACGACAGACTGCCTCCATCTTCAAACAGCCCGTAACAAAAGTTACCAACCACCCTAGTAATAAAGTCAAGACAGACCCACAGAAAGCCATCGACCAACCCAGACAG CTTTTTTGGGAGAAGAAACTGAGTGGTCTCAATGCCTTTGACATAGCGGAAGAGCTGGTGAAAACAATGGACCTCCCTAAAGGCTTACAAG GAGTGGGCCCTGGGTGTACAGATAAGACTCTGTTGTCGGCTATTGCCAGCGCCCTGCATACCAGCGCAGCTCCCATCACGGGCCAGCTGTCCGCCGCCGTAGAGAAGAACCCGGGAGTTTGGCTTAACACGGCTCAGCCTCTCTGTAAGGCCTTTATCGTCACAGATGAGGACATCAG GAAGCAAGAAGAGCTGGTGTACAGTGTTCGGAAACGCCTGGAAGAGGCTTTAATGGCCGACATGTTGGCTCACGTGGAAGAAACGTCCGGCGATGGAGACACGCTTAATGAGGAGGGAAATTGCAATGACGACAAACAGGAAGTATAG
- the mbd3b gene encoding methyl-CpG-binding domain protein 3b isoform X2, protein MEKNEGEEEEEEQRRERGEAGRLYSLCPTGKKFRSKPQLARYLGNSMDLSSIDFRTGKVLMSKLNKNRQRPRYDNNSQTKGKPDLNTSLPVRQTASIFKQPVTKVTNHPSNKVKTDPQKAIDQPRQLFWEKKLSGLNAFDIAEELVKTMDLPKGLQGVGPGCTDKTLLSAIASALHTSAAPITGQLSAAVEKNPGVWLNTAQPLCKAFIVTDEDIRKQEELVYSVRKRLEEALMADMLAHVEETSGDGDTLNEEGNCNDDKQEV, encoded by the exons ATGGAGAAAAACGA AGgtgaggaagaagaggaagaacaGAGGCGAGAGAGGGGGGAGGCTGGTCGTTTGTATAGCTTGTG CCCAACTGGGAAGAAGTTCCGGAGCAAGCCTCAATTGGCCCGTTACCTTGGCAACTCCATGGATCTCAGCTCCATTGATTTCCGCACGGGCAAGGTGCTCATGAGCAAGCTGAACAAGAACAGACAGAGACCCCGATATGACAACAATAGCCAGACTAAG GGCAAACCTGACCTGAACACATCTCTCCCAGTACGACAGACTGCCTCCATCTTCAAACAGCCCGTAACAAAAGTTACCAACCACCCTAGTAATAAAGTCAAGACAGACCCACAGAAAGCCATCGACCAACCCAGACAG CTTTTTTGGGAGAAGAAACTGAGTGGTCTCAATGCCTTTGACATAGCGGAAGAGCTGGTGAAAACAATGGACCTCCCTAAAGGCTTACAAG GAGTGGGCCCTGGGTGTACAGATAAGACTCTGTTGTCGGCTATTGCCAGCGCCCTGCATACCAGCGCAGCTCCCATCACGGGCCAGCTGTCCGCCGCCGTAGAGAAGAACCCGGGAGTTTGGCTTAACACGGCTCAGCCTCTCTGTAAGGCCTTTATCGTCACAGATGAGGACATCAG GAAGCAAGAAGAGCTGGTGTACAGTGTTCGGAAACGCCTGGAAGAGGCTTTAATGGCCGACATGTTGGCTCACGTGGAAGAAACGTCCGGCGATGGAGACACGCTTAATGAGGAGGGAAATTGCAATGACGACAAACAGGAAGTATAG